The sequence agagcagggcaaggcagagcagagcagggcaaggcagagcagagcagggaaaggcagagcagagcagggaaaggcagagcagggcagggcagagcagagcaaggcagagcagggcaaggcagagcagagcagggaaaggcagagcagggcagggcagagcagagcagagcaaggcagagcagggcaaggcagagcagagcagggaaaggcagggcagagcagggcagggcagagcagagcaggccgggccgggctcccCTGGCagcggccccgcccgcccggccccgcggagcattccccgcccgccccgccccgccccgccccgccgcccgccgccgccatcttgccCAGCCTAGCCCGCGCCCGCCGGTCCCGCTCCGTGGCAGCCCCGCCGTTCCTCAGGCCGCCCGTCCATGGCCAGCTTTCCCCCGAGTGTCAACGAGAAGCTCATCGGTGAGCGGGGAGGGCGGGCGGGAGCAGCGCGGCCGGGCCCCGCGCTCGGCCCGGGCTCGGGCGGGGGTGGGCGGGCGCTCAGCCCATCCCGCAGCACAGCGGCGCGCTCGGGGCTGCTCGCGGGTAACGGGCGGGATCCCGGCGCACGGAGCCTTTCCCGGCGCACGGAGCCTTTCCCGGCGCACGGAGCCTTTCCCGGCCGCCGGCCCGTTCTCCCGGCCGTGGGCAGGCGCGGGCCCGGCGGCATCGCCCGTACCGGGTGCGGTGTCGCGCACAGTGCGAGCAGTTGGTTCAACACCGCGTGTTCCCCTGCGGGGGCTCATCCCTGCTGGGTTGTACGGTGACACCGGGCTCCCTCCCGCTCGCGTTAGTCGCCGTGAGGCGGCGGGTGCCCGTGCAGCCTGCGTAAGGCGCTGCACGATCCCCCTCTCACACGGATCTCCTCTGTCCCCCAGCTCGGTCGCGCACGGTAGGAGAGCTCCTGGCCCCCACGTCTCCCTTCGACAAGAAGTGCGGCCGGGAGAACTGGACGGTCGCGTTCGCTCCCGATGGCTCGTACCTGGCGTGGTCACAGGGACATCGCATAGTGAAGCTGGTCCCCTGGGCACAGTGCCTCAACAACTTGTAAGACAAACTCCTATGGCTTTCAGTGCACCTGAAAAACAGGAGGGTTTAAAAACAGGAGATAGCTTCAAATCGATTAAAACGCATGTATTGGTCTTTTAGGCTTTGACACCTTGGGGAAAAACTAATTCCTTAAAATAACAGCTGTTTTGTCTCTTCCTGTGTGGTCAGCAAGAGGAACAACTATTGCAACCTCACAAAGCCAGTGGAGGAGTAACTTGTTAATCAATTCAGATGCTCTAAAATAAGAGGAACTTagaaagagaagggaatttAGAGATGTGGGCAGATCTGGCCCTTTAAATTTCCTATCACAATGCTGTTTGGCTTTATGTTTTAGGAATTTACTTAAAGGCAGACCTCTTTCCTTATCATCCTTGTTAGAATGCAAGTGGAGTtccaaaatacacattttattgGCACTTGCAGGTTGCATGTTAGCGAAGTTGGTAGCCAGCCCCTGCAGTTCTGTAGCTGGTTACATTTCTCTGacccattttttcccccttttggGGGTGGTTAATTGTTTTCCATGTGCTGGACACTCAGTATCTCTTTTCAGGGTTTAACACATGTAAGGGAATTGCAGAGAACTTCTCACTCATTTAGCAGAAAGTCCTAGAAATTTTTGTGgctcatttttctgtaaatgcttTAAAACTGTTGGGTTTTGTAATAGGTTATGTTAGTGTCTTGCTCTCTACAGAGGTAAAAGCGTATACAGAATATTAGTCTTACTTTGTGTTGGAAGGTTTCCAGGTGCTGGTAATTTTTCACAGTTacaagaaaaagctgcttttataattttaaagtaaaaatgcGCCATTTTGCGCCTCAGAGATGTACATTATGACAACTCCCAGATTTCACTGCACCttgaagaaatgtttgtttttcaagaTAACCTGCGCttatttttgtgccttttgttctctttgcagCCTGTTGCACGGCACAAAGAATGGTGCGAACGCTGTCAGCACGAGGCTGCCGAGGCAGAGCAGCGAGAACGGCCAGAAGAACAAGCCCTGCGAGCACATCATCGACTGCGGGGACATCGTGTGGAGCCTGGCCTTCGGCTCCTCGGTGCCCGAGAAGCAGAGCCGCTGCGTCAACATCGAGTGGCACCGTTTCAAGTTCGGGCAGGACCAGCTGCTCCTCGCCACCGGCCTCAACAACGGCCGCATCAAGATCTGGGATGTCTACACAGGTGGGTGGGAGAGGGGCTCACAGCACACCGGGAtatcctgagctgcagggacacGTGGGGATCgtccagtccagctcctggcccggcacaggacaccccagcactgccaccgtgtcctgagagcgttgtccaaacgctccttGTTGCACTGAAGTGCCAACTCTCACTTTATGCAGTAATAATATCGTTAGTACACAGCAGGAATTGGTTATAGAATTGTAACTGGGAACTGAACCTCGAatacaagttaaaaaatattttaaaaagcatgagctcctgcagccagaAGTAACGAAAAACTGCCAAAGGAACAAGAGAGGCAGCTCATGCTTTGAGACGTGAGACATGGAAgatgcaaaataattaaatgtgtGCATACATACATTGGTTTTTTACTCAAAAGACTTCTTAGTTTTACCATACTTTAAAAGCATGAAGTTGCTGGTTTATGTTGATGAGGAcctcttattttttaaaaaagaaaattaatgactCAAAAAGACTTAATCTGAATTTAGGGACTTTGAGTTTTGCTGGTAGCACAGCTGCTAGGTTGGAGagaactcattttaaaaaataatgattattGAGTAACTTGTCCTTTTAAATTGAAGCTTAGAACAGGTATGTCTATCAAAAGACAAGTCCTGCCTTATTTCTGAGATTCTAGTATATAGATTTTGTAGCTTTTCAGGGAGTTGTCTCTCAATACAGGAGAGTGAAAGGATCCATGTGCTGCTCATTGTAGGGAGCATTTCTACAAAGAAAATTGTCTTTACGTGCTGTGATTCTATATTCAATATTTATATTCAATATTTGTATCCATAAAGCATTTGATCTAAGTACAGTCCTTCATTTTAAAGTGTGGTGTTCTCATGTAACAGGAAAACTCCTCCTTAACCTGATGGACCACACAGAAGTTGTCAGAGATTTAACCTTTGCCCCCGATGGCAGCCTGATTCTTGTGTCTGCGTCCAGAGACAAAACCCTGCGAGTGTGGGACCTGAAAGATGATGGTACATGTCTGGACTTTATCTGCCCTAATACCTGAGAGAAGTATCCATGTACTCACCTCTTTTATTGCTCTAGACTCAGTTTGGTCAGAGTTGCTTAAAAACTGTATGTTCTGTGAGTCACTCACTCTGCACTCCCCTGGAATTCTTTATCTGTCTAAACCCTGGAGGCAGGTATTGGGCTGAGCTAAGAGTGCATGAAGTGACTTTTCTGAATAGGGTCCTGGGATTAGAGGCTGCATCCCAGGGGCTTTATATCTGTGTAGGATGACTCTTCAAGACGTTTgggaaaataatagaaaattttaGAAAGGAATAACTAATTTGGAAAAGTTTTTCAATCTgaattttgtaatatttaacGAATTCTTACAGCAGTGTCTTTTGTTTAGGAAACATGATGAAGGTGTTGAGAGGCCATCCGAACTGGGTGTATGGCTGTGCCTTCTCTCCAGACTCCTCCATCCTCTGTTCTGTTGGAGCTAGTAAAGCAGTATGTGTCAGAGTTTCTTGTTCCTTAATTCTCCTGAATTGTGTGTGTAATCATTTTAAATCTAAGTAACATTAAGCTTGTGCTCGGTGTCATGAACTTCTAATGTTTGATGATGATGTAAAAGTGCATGAAATTAAACTGGCAAATGGTGCATTGAGACCCTGATTTGTGAATGGAACTTGCACTGCTTTTAGTTGAAGAGGCTGTAACTGTTGAGGAATAGGTCTCCACAGGGTCATGGCATAAAACAAAGACCACTAAAGCCAGTGTTAAAAGATACTTAGATGAATGCGTAAAactattttggttttgattttgtccTTCCTGTTTCGTGCTCAGTGAGAAAGACTTTAGAAAGTCTGAGCCAGTCAGGGCACCTCCTGCTGAACAAAGACgtttctccctgttttcccatACCAATGGCACCTAAGAGTTAGCAGGAAGAGGAGCACGCTGGTTTTGCTTCCATCCTATCCTAATGCCCTGGTAGAGAACTGAAAGCAGTGCAGGTAATGCATGTATGCCATAAGCTACTCCTGGCACTGAAGAATTAGAGCAAACCAGAAAGGGGTGTTCAGCCTGGTTCCAGGGGCTCTGTAGGCAGTTTAACAAGACTTTGAAGGCCCAGTTCAGGCACTGGACATCACCACTGTGGGAGTGCTCAGATGCACTGTCCACCTCGGTGAGAACAGCCGAGGTCTGGGGTTTGGCTCAGTagtggagcagagggggatGTGTACATTGCTGTCTGGAGGCTGTGTGTTTTCCATAAGCTTCTTGCTTTCCCTGTCACAGGTGGTGGCAGCAATATTGGTGTGATTGAGTTAAGCTGGCACCACTCTGAGGAGCACAGTGGTGTTGGCGGGCAGAGAGTGGCAGCTCTGGCCGCCAGCCCGGCGAGCTGTACCGTCTGTACCGTAGGACGAAGTAACCTTGCCCTCGGCTGCAAGGGGTCCTGTACGTACGCAGGTGCTGCTCCATGTCCACTGtctgcttgcttgcttgctttttttttttttttttttttttttggttgttgttgtttttttcaataattttcaCAGCAGTGAAACACATTGACTCCTCAAACTTAGTTTCCAGTTTTATGGAATGTTGGGGTCTCCTTGGAAAAATTAGTGAACATGTTTGTAGCGGATTGTAAAATGGTTCAGAGTTAGGCCGTGTGGGAGGCACTAAGGCTGAGTTTGTTTTGGTCAAACATAAATTTATCCAAGATGTCACAATTTAGCCTGTGCAGTAAAACTGTCAAGGGAAAAATCAAGGCTGCTAATGAGCTCTTTGAGGGACATAACAGCTTTTGCTGATGACTTACATTCCTATAAAACCATGCTGCAGTACATGGATGGGTCCTATTCAGTAATTCTGCACAGTCTTTATTTTGATTATATATAATGTACAACTGCATGTAAAATCTCAGCATATTGTAACATTCTATCAATTCTTATAATACACTGTGCAATTAGCTGGGTAAATTGTAATATTAATGTTGTTTTTTACTGTTGACTTGATTTTAAATGCCTAAATTCTTTCTAATAATGTGGTTAGACTTCCCTGTTGTTTTGCCAAAGACATAACTTTTGGCTGtgaaaattctttttgcttGCAGTATCTGTTTCTCTTCCTAGGCTGACGTTGGTGATCCAAGCAATTGTAAACAAGTGATCTTAAACTCAAAGGGATGCCACTGGAGTAACAATATGTTAACcttacattttctgtctgtatatttcttaaaattttggTAGTTACTGGAAAGAGGGGACTGTAGAGCTTAACcctatttatttctgaatattttaataaaatagttttgtaaTACATGAATTTCAGTAAGCTACATGGTTAAATTGTGTTGCCTTTATCTTATATTTTGGCTTATTTTGTTAATAACATTTAACAAATTTGAGTTAGAACTTGCATGTctgctttaattatttttttaaaaaaccttgaTTTTAATCTGAGTATGACACTGAGCATATTTCTTAATTGTAGTAATTCATAATACCTGATTTTAATATAATCCTAAATAAGACTAGCTatacttaaaaaacaaattaagtgCTTCATTGCTTCTCTGAGCAGAGCTATAACATCAGCTCATTTAATTGCAGGTTTTCCTCTGGGATATGGATAAATACTCCATGTTACGGAAACTTGAAGGACATCACAATGATGTTGTAGCTTGTGAGTTTTCTCCTGATGGAGCATTACTGGCTACTGCATCTTATGATACTCGAGTCTATGTCTGGGATCCACATATTGGAGTGATTCTTAGGGAATTTGGGTAAGTAAAGCAGTCAAACATGGAAACTTTCTCCCAGAGTGGAGATGACTAACTGAAAATCAGTGGGTTTGTGTACATAGCTGTAAATTGGACTTGGAAAAGAGCAGTAGCTGATGGAAATGCTGAAGTGGCAGAGGCTGGAggtttctctctcctctgagAGAGAATTTACAGCACAGGTATTTTAATGTGTACCAAGTTGTTCAACAAAGCTGAAGAGCTCACAAAAGACACAGCAGTTCAGTCTGCACTCCTGAATCCATGACTAACTGGTTAAACACTGTTTGTTTGTTAatgcctgagctctgctgtcctggctgaggggccctccccagctccagacGTGGCACCGTCACTGAGCGTGTCCCTGTGTGTCCGCAGGCACCTGTTCCCCGCGCCCACGCCGATCTTCGCGGGCGGTGCCAACGACCGCTGGGTGCGCTCCGTGTGCTTCAGCCACGACGGGCTGCACGTGGCCAGCCTGGCCGACGACAAGTGAgtgtggggacagggctggtACCCCTCCTGCGTTCCTGCTCTAGGACAGGAGCCTCTCAGCACTGTCAGCTTGGGCTCTTGGCGCTCTTGGCGCCCAAGCTGTGCTCCAGACTAGTTTCttgtgcagcacagagaaaacaccAAGCAGAATTTAAAACCTACTCTGATAACTTCCTATGTTGTCCTTCCCCCTCAGAATGGTCAGGTTCTGGAGAATTGATGAAGAATACCCTGTACAAGTTGCACCTCTGAACAATGGGCTCTGCTGCACTTTCTCTACCGATGGCAGTGTTCTGGCTGCAGGGCAAGTAcagacttcttttcctttctaaaatacAAAGGTAACACAAAAGATTGAAAACAATGGCTCAGTGTTCTGAAAATCTTCAGTTGTGACTTGCAACCTGGTGCTTCTGACTGGTACTATTTGTTTAAACATGCCTGGAATAGCAGTAAAATCCATCAGCTGATAAACTAATttcttatctttaaaaataaatacatgagaGACCCTAAACATGTGGATTGGAAGAAGCCCATCAGATAGCTGAGGGCAGTTGCTGCGTGTCAGGTGGCACAGCAGTAGCTGCTAGGAGATCTGCTCCTGTTGCATAGACAAGTTGCTTATTGTGCTGCTGTAGCTTAAAATAGGAACTGGAGTAAATCAGAATCTGGAGTAAATGAGAatctggagcagctggaacTGAGCACCAGCAAGTCCCCTACCTAGTCGTGCGTGTGAGTTGGTAGCAGGCTGAACTGATCCAAGTGGAATAACCTGGagggttttgtggggttttgtgcaGGACCCAGGACGGCAGCGTGTACTTCTGGGCAACCCCCAGCCAGGtgtccagcctgcagcacctgTGTCGCATGGCCATCCGCAGGGTGATGCCCACCAGCCAAGTCAAGAACTTGCCTATCCCGTGCAAAGTGGTGGAGTTCCTTTGTTACCAGATTTGAgttttttgagaagaaaaaaaaccctaacagCTGGGAGGTGGCCCAGCTGCTGAAACTAGCTACAAACACTTTGCAGAATCCTCAAACTGTACAGCCTTTAAGCTTAAAACTCTACAGGTTTTCAAGAGCTATTTAAAGTGATAACCTAAATACTATTTTATCAAAATGCCTGacaggtaatttttttactatttatagAAAACACAGTAGAAGTATTCCTGGTGTTCtcaattttctaaaatataacTGTGAAAACATGTACATATATAGACATAAGCTGCTACATGTTATCAATGTACCTTTAAGAATTGCTTGTGTGATTTTTCATGTGTCTCATGTATATATTGCTTTGGTAGAGCCATGATGCATCTGTGCTGTAAGTGGAAGGACAGCTGTTCTGGCACACTGAGGTAGGAAAACTGTTGACTTACAGAGCAGTTAAGCTTCCTTCTGTACATTGGTTGGGGTCCAGAAAGCTGCCCCCCACGTCAGACTTTCGCTAGTTTATTTGTGAAGAGGTACAGTGTAGCTTTGTAGAGAGCAGggtgtggggaagggaaggaggttAATAAGGACTGGAGTGTATCTAATGTAACCCAGGACCGTGCCTGAGTCAGCTGAAGGCCTTATGTTCCATAGCAGCAAACCAGGTGAAATTTCAGTATTGGGCAGTGTTAGAGAACTATTTCcatacatttctgaaaatctgaCTACTGTATTATTGCCTGATACTGTGTCTGTAATGAGAGACATTTACAGATTCGGTTTATTATCCTTTAACCCTATAATATCCGTTTGGGGGTGATTATTGGTTAATGGCCAAAGATAAGCAAAATACTTGGTTTTGCCTTCTGTTATTTATCTGTACCTGCAGATACAAAGAATGTATGCATTGCATAAAATGCCtgattatatatatttttgttgaattttttattaaaaacttgTATAAAAGTGTTCTGGTACTTCAACTGATTTATCAATACTGTCTGCCTGCAGCATTGCAGGCTAAGCTGGTGAGGCCTGGTTTGTGCTCCCAGACAGATGCTTACAGAGCTCTCTCTAAAGCCATGACAGTGTTACAAGCACATGTGAGCTGCAAATCTGCTTATTTAAGCTCCTTCATGAGCTGAGCTAAAAGCTGGGCTTGCCATGAGCCTGTTTCTGCAAGATCACTGTTCCAGCCCTGGGTCAGCAAGTAGGGCTTCAATGTGGGGTCTTGCAGGAGAGGCTTATTGAAGGGTCCCCTCAGGCTGTGTTCACCAAAAGCTCTGATTTATGGAAGTGGGGTAAGAAAACAACATCCCAGCTCCCCTTTCACCACCTCTGAAagctgcttctcccagctctgcctgcagcagttcCTCTGTTTGCTCTAACCTTTCTCCCAGGACACAAATGATAGTGTTAGACCAAGTACACAAGCTCTCCTCATTAGTGAGACTATTTATAATAATGTACCACGTTTACAAGCCTCTTCCTGCTGTGGTGGGACACCGCAAGGTGAAGCCTAATCCCCAACGTCTCCAGGAGTTCCCATTGTGACCACAGCACAAGCCTGGGAccctcagcagggccaggcacacagctcctcccagagacacagaaataacTCCCCAGGTCACAGTGCTCGTGTTCCTTGTAGCACCACAAAACTCAAGGGCCTTTGGGTGAGAACCAGTTTACATTTTGCAGAGAGAGACCTAGTGCTCTCCTGGGAATCTAACAGCTAAGGACTCATCTCTGATCAGTGAGTATCCTCTCTTTTGCTCACAGCAGCGCTTTCAGACAGACCTGGATCTCTGAGCAGCACAAACGTTGATATTAACATTTCCAGAAACACAGGAAACCCACAAATGACTtacagcagaggagctgtggcaggcACGGCTAAGTATTGCATGGGGTTTATTGTTTCAATGCTAAATAAGGACTTCCATTGGAGCAGTTTAGAAATAGGGTGGATGAATCCCATGACCTTTTCCTTACATATTACAATAGTTTCATAAAGGACAAAGGTTGTGTAAGATCCCATGGGAAATCTGGTAGAGTTGTCAGGCAGCAACTGTTTAGCCAAGTAATTATTTCAGATTAGAACCACCTGAGTAAGGCAGGCAGGGTTTCTGTGGGATGCTGGCTTCTGCACAAGGACTAGTTTGTTTTATAAACACTGTTCCGCACCCCAATCCTGCTGCAATGAGCTGGTTCAGAACAGCCCTAATTATTGATGTACTAGAACCAAAAGAAAGCCAGAGTAAACTTCAGATAAGTCCTGATAACACTGTTAGTTATCAGCAAGGTTATGCCTTGTGTAACCAGCTAATTCCAGACAGAAGTTCTGGGGCAGATATGATTTATTTCTAACATGAGATTAGAAGCTACTCAATGCTCACTTCTATTCCAGCTGGCTGAGCTGCATCAATgagaaaaatacttatttacaGGTTGTAATAAGAGTTGCTACACTGGGGTTCCCTGACAGAAATCATaatcccctctctctctctctgagctCACTTCTTAGCTTATACAAATGTTAAAGACCACTCTAGTTGCCCCCTGCACGCTAAGGGGAGGAACTTCTCTCAATTAATTGGAGAGTACTGCCCACTTCTTCAGGTGCCTGACACACAACTCCATCTTAGAGCTATGCAGCTAAGGACCACTTCCCCCTTGTGTGTGAACCCAGGTCAGTTCATGGAGAGCATGTAATCAAACCATTAAGGTATCACTGATGCTCCTCTCACCTCCTGCTTCAAAGGGCAAGCGTGTCTTTGGGAAGACTATCTTAATCTGCTTCCTGATATAAGAGCAATTGTAACAAAAGTCTTGTACCAGAATAAATGCCAGGATGGAAAAAATGTATGGGGGAAAAATATCTATCAGTGTGTGTTATTAACAGTGTAAATTCACTCCTTCTGTGCAACTGCCCAGGAGCTGTTAGGGTGTCTTGATGATACTATTAATTATGACCAGTTCCTTGTGGTCACTGCAGAAGGAACAAGTCCAGAAGAAAGACTTAAAATATTGCTTCATCTTAATTGcatcagaggaaaggaaaaaaaacaaaaaaaattccaaggtCCACTGCAGATAACAGTGAGAGGAGTTTGGGCAGAACTTTGATCCTGATGTGGCATGTCACAAGACTGAAGTACTCCAGCACaacattacaaataaaaatctaattaaacAGCGTCCGTCATGGGGCACTAATCTGAGCAACAACTGACCAGGCTCTAATGAAGCATATTCATAGCAAAGGCTTGCAATAAAGCAAGGGAAGTTTgacatacacacatatatttatatctgtGGGTTGGTGTGGGGGTGAGTGCCTCCATccatgtgtgtctgtgtgtaacTCACGTGGTGGTACCCAACTCAGTGCCAGGGGTTATTCTGGAGCCTGGGAAAAGCTCGGTGCTTGCACTGTGACAATCCTGCACTGGAAAGGCAGCAACTGTGAGGGCATTTACCTCCTGGGGGAAGGTACAAAGACCCTTTGGCTTCCCCAGGTTTATTGACTGTGTCCACTGGATCATGAGACATTAGAGAAGCTGGAAGTGGACTGACCTGCTCACAGGTTTGTGTTTGGTGAAGAGGTGCCAGGATGGCATTTGGCCAGCACATGttgcagcttctgctgtgaCCCTGTTGTGAAGGGGCTGGAACCCTTaactgctcctgccctggccagTCACACACGCACTACAGGGTCAGAcaccacccagcacagcccccagggCAGGGTCAGACACTGCCCAGCAGCCTCGCCCATGGTGAGGAaggagctctgtgcagctcagctgcatCAGACACAGAGGCCTCAATTCaaacagaactgctgctgtCCACACCATGGTACATGGGCCAGTTCGTGAGCTCTTCTGGCAGCAGACTGCAATAGAAATGAATTCAAGATGTCCATCTGTATGGGTGGAGAACTTCTGAAGTTACACCTTCCCTATGGAGATCTTTGCTCGAGGAAACtcagccagcaccagcccccTCCCCTGAGCAGGGATCCTTATACGTTGTCTGGGAAGACATTCTGTGCACTGTGCTGTGGTGAGAAGGGTTTCCTCTTTTTAGTATCACTTCTGTCTAGTAATTCAGAAGAAATATGGcattgagggttttttttagtctatttttttcttgaatctATAATAGTTCTTGGCTTCAACAGCAGATATTATTAACTACTTATTATTCAGAAACAAACCAGTATTCTGACTAACCAATTATCCTAAATCatactttaaataaaacataactCAGTAGCATTTATGGAGAAATGTAAGGATAATAACACTTGGAATATTTATGGGAACCTGGAAATGTTTCAATTATCTTCATTTGTGCACTACAGTAGCATCCAAGCCTTTAATAAAGAAGTCTCTCTAATCCAAACAACATAAGTTAAACAGACAAGAGACAAAGCTGTGAACAGAAAACATAATCCCTCACTTAGTAAATAAATGAGGCACAAAAAGGGATTCTAAAGAAAACTGTGGCCAACCTCAGAATCTTGTTTTCCTCCCTGATGCGGTCAAGACAGTCCCTTTGCCACAGGCCTATGATGCTTTCCAAACAAATGTCAAATGTAAATACAGTTCCTCACGGTCAGTCTGCAGGGCCTGCTCCGGAGGCTTTCC comes from Corvus cornix cornix isolate S_Up_H32 chromosome 19, ASM73873v5, whole genome shotgun sequence and encodes:
- the WSB1 gene encoding WD repeat and SOCS box-containing protein 1; translated protein: MASFPPSVNEKLIARSRTVGELLAPTSPFDKKCGRENWTVAFAPDGSYLAWSQGHRIVKLVPWAQCLNNFLLHGTKNGANAVSTRLPRQSSENGQKNKPCEHIIDCGDIVWSLAFGSSVPEKQSRCVNIEWHRFKFGQDQLLLATGLNNGRIKIWDVYTGKLLLNLMDHTEVVRDLTFAPDGSLILVSASRDKTLRVWDLKDDGNMMKVLRGHPNWVYGCAFSPDSSILCSVGASKAVFLWDMDKYSMLRKLEGHHNDVVACEFSPDGALLATASYDTRVYVWDPHIGVILREFGHLFPAPTPIFAGGANDRWVRSVCFSHDGLHVASLADDKMVRFWRIDEEYPVQVAPLNNGLCCTFSTDGSVLAAGTQDGSVYFWATPSQVSSLQHLCRMAIRRVMPTSQVKNLPIPCKVVEFLCYQI